Within Deinococcus actinosclerus, the genomic segment TCGTCCCACACGACGCCCAGATTCATCGGACTCAGGGGCGGCTGCGTCGCCACGTTCGACAGGGTCAGGATGTCCCGCACGAGCTGCCGCGCGCGGAACGCCTGCTCCGTGATGCGCTGCAGGTACGTGTCGGCCCGCTCGTCGAGCACCTTGCCGGTATACCGGTGGCGCAGGATGTCCGCGTACGCCCCCAGGGTCCGCAGCGGCTCCTGCAGGTCGTGACTCGCCACGTACGCGAACTGGGCCAGCGCCTGATTGCGGTCCTCCAGTTCGGCGTTCTGCCGCTCCAGTTTCGCCTGACTGGCGGCCAGCGCCTGCGTGCGTTCCTGAATGCGGCTCTCCAGCTGGGCATTCAGGCGCGCGGCCTCCAGCTCGGCCAGTTTGCGCCGCGTGATGTTCTCGTGCGCCACCAGCGCGAACCGCGCGCCGTCCTGCTCGAAGGCCGTGACGCGCGCCACGAAGAAGCGCTGCTCGGTGGGCGAGTGGCACGGGTATTCCAGCTCGAACAGGGTCTCCTGGCCGGCCAGCACCGCGCGGATGCCCACCGCGATCTGCTGGGCGTCACGCCGGTCGGCACCCAGGGCCGCCTCGCACACCGACAGGTAGTTCACTCCCACGTCGTCATCGCCGCCGTTTTCGCGCGCGAAGGTCCGCCACGCCTCGTTCACGGCCAGGATCACGCCCCGGTCGTCGAGGATGGCGATGATGGCCGACAGCGCGTCGAACGCTGCACCCGCAAACCGCTGCGGCACCGTCTTCACACCCGGCCCGCGACCGTGGGGCGGGCGCGGCGGCCGGCGCAGGCAGTCATGACGTCACCCTAGCATCTTCCCGGGAAGCGCATATCCTCCGGGCGTCCCATGCGCTAAGGTGAGGCGATGTCCAGACCCTTTACCGTCCTACTGGTCGAGGACGAGCTCGCCGACGCCGAACTGTTTCAGGATCTGCTGGCCGAGGTGGCCGCCGATATTCGCGTGGAGCACGTCGAGAACGGACAGGCCGCCCTGGAACTCCTGCAGCGGCCCCACGCGCCGCGCCCCGATCTGATCGTGCTCGACCTGAACATGCCGGTCATGAACGGCCACGATTTCCTGGTGCAGGCCAAGACCGTGCCGGACCTGCGGGCCATTCCCGTGATGGTGCTGTCCACCAGCGACCACCCGGACGACATTCACCGCGCCTACGACGGCTACGCCAGCGGGTACGTGGTCAAGCCCGGCAGCTACCGGGAGTACACCCAGGTGCTCGACACCGTGCAGGCCTACTGGCGCGGCCTGGTGCGCCTGCCACGCCTGGAAGACCTGGCCCGCTGACCGGGAAGGGCACAAGGGCGGGAGGGGCACCTGACTGCGGGCGCCCCTCCTGTTCGTTGCTTTCTGTGCGTGGACGGCTCAGATGAAGGCCAGGATCGCCTTGTGCACCAGCCAGCCCAGCGCGATGCACACCGGGATGGTGTAGATCCACGCCTGCACGATCCGCCCGGCCACCTGCCACTTGACCTTCTTGAAGCCCTTGGTGGTGCCCACGCCCATGATCGCGGTGCTGATGGTGTGCGTGGTGCTGACCGGGATGCCCAGGCGGCTCGCGCCGTCGATGATCAGGGCCGCGCCGGTCTCGGCGATGAAGCCGTCCACGGGCTTGAGATCCACGACCTTGAAGCCCATGGTCTTGATGATGCGCCAGCCGCCCACGGCGGTGCCCGCACCCATGGCGGCGGCTGCGGACAGGATGACCCACAGGGGCACCGTCTCGATCTTGGTGCCGGTGTACGCGGCCAGCGCGAAGGTGATGATCCCCATGGTCTTCTGCGCGTCGTTGCCGCCGTGACTGAAGGCCATGAACGCGGCGCTGAAGATCTGCAGCGTGCGGAACGTGCGGGTCACCACGCGCGGTTTCATCCAGCGCAGCACCAGCCAGGAGATCAGGAAGAACAGGATGATCGGCACGATGAACCCCAGCGCCGGGCTGGTGATCAGACCGGTCAGGGTCTTCTGGACGCCCTTGGGGATGATGATGCCCCAGCCGCCCGCCGCGACGCCCGCGCCCACCATGCTGAACACCAGAGCGTGGCTGGAGCTGCTCGGCAGGCCCTTCCACCACGTGAAGAGGTTCCAGACGATCGCGCTGACCAGCGTGGCGCCCACGAGGTGCAGCGTGGCGTAGTCCTGCGGGATGATGTCCTTGCTGATGGTCTTGGCGACCGCCGTGCCGGCCAGCGCGCCCACCACGTTCAGCACGGCTGCCATGGCGATGGCCTGCGCGGGCGTGAGCACCTTGGTGGCGACCGACGTGGCGATGGCGTTGGCGGTGTCGTGGAAGCCGTTGATGAAGTCGAAGATCAGCGCCAGCGCCACGATGACGATCAGGCTGAGAAGAGCAGTATCCACACCAGTCCTCAGGCGTTCTTCAGGAGGATGCTTTCGACGGTCTTCGCGACGCGCTGCGCCTGATCGCTCGCGTTCTCGATGAGATTCACGATCTCCCCGCCGCGCATGGCGCGGATCATGCCCTGCACGTCGTTCACGCCGTGGTACAGGGTGCGCTGCACCTCGTCGCTGATCGTGTCGCCCTGATCCTCCAGCGCGCGGATCTCCTTGGCGATGCGGGTCAGCTCACCGATCTTGTTGTTCTGCTCGATCATGGGCATGCCCTGCGCGAGCAGCGCGCACTGCTGCTCGACCACGCGCGCCAGGCGCGCCATGGCGGGCAGCGGGGCCTCCACGCCGTACAGGCTGAGCTTGCGCGCCGCGTCCTCCATGTCGTCGACCAGATCGTCGAGTTCGTCGTTCAGGGCAATAATGTCCTCACGGTCGAAGGGCACGATGAACGACTCGGCCAGCAGGGTGGTCACCTCGGCACTCAGGCGGTCGCCCTCGTGCTCCAGGTCACGTACGCGCTGGACTTTGGCGTCGACGTCGGTGTAGTTCTCCAGCAGATCCACCAGGGCCTGCGCGGTCGCGTGCGCGTTCCGCGCGGCGGCGGCGAACTTCTCACTGAACTTGGGGTTGCTGGGCATGAATTTAGACAGAACCATGACAATCCTCCCGATTCTCCACCCGAATGTCATGGGAATGTCAGCCCGGGCGGTCAAGGTGAGGCGGGAGGGCCACACTGGTCGCCTCCCGCCGTTGAAGGGTCAGTCTACAGGGTTCAGGGCAGCTTGAGGGGCTCCGTGAACGTCGCGCGGCAGGAGGCGAAGCAGTCGGTGATGGTGTTCGCGCCCGCCGGGGTGCTCTTGGCGTCCGGGATGATGTCGCCCGCGCCGTAGCCGTCCCCGCCGAAGATGCCGCCCATCAGGCCGAGCCCGGCGGCGGGTTTGCCGCTCAGGCCCAGCGCCGTCCAGGGAATCGCGAGTTCCACGGTCTGATCGGGGGCCGCGCCGCTGCTGGCCTGCAGGTAGTCCGCAGCGTTCACCTCGGGCGTGGCCGTGTCGCTCTGCACGAGGCGCAGCTGGGCCTTCTCGGTGCCGTAGCGGGCGATGAAGGCGTTCACGCCGTCCACCTGACCGCCGAAGGTCGCGGCGCGCTTCCAGGCCTCGAACTGATCGGCCTGTTTCGCGCCGCCGGGCGCGGTGTCGAGGTACAGGATCGCGCTGTTGCCGTCCACCCGGTAGGTGTACGCGAGGTACAGGTACTGGGCGTCACTGTCGGCCCGCAGGCTCAGCCAGTTGTTGTTCGCGCCGAAGGTCCCCTCGGCGGGGCTCTGCACGCTGACGGCGGGGGCCGTCCAGTCGCTCAGGTCGCCGTCGATGGTGTACTTCGTACGCAGGTCGCGCGCCAGGGTGATGTTGGCGTCCTGCGCGGGCGCCGTGACGTTCAGGGTGCCGTCCACGTACCCGCCCGCGCTGGCTTTCAGGGTCTGCGCCCCGGCGGGCACGCGCAGGGTGTAGGTGCCGTCCGGGAAGGTGATCGCGTAGTTCAGGTCGGGGTTGGCGCTCGTGGCTTCCACCAGTGCCCCGCCCAGGTTCTGCCCGCCGCCCGTGACGCGCCCGGTGATCGTGGCGGCCGGGACGGGCTGCTCGGTGAAGTCGTACGTGCCGCTGTAGGCGTTGCCGTTCGTGCCGACCACGTAGGCGCGGTCGCCCTGGCCCGGGGCCTCGTAGCCGCCGTTCTTCGCGCTGGCGCTGTCGTTGCCGAACTTGAACTTCACCTCGCGGAACAGCGGCAGGTCGATGCTGGTCTTCCACACGCCCGGGGTGTCCTGGGTCATGGGGTACTCGATCTGGCTGCCGGTGTCGAAGCGGCGCAGCTCGATGGGCCCGTTGCCCTGGGTGCGGGCGTCCACGGTGAACGTCACCTTCGCGGTGTTCTTGCTGCTCGGCGTGCCGGTGGCCGTCACGCCTTTGCTCTCGGCCCCGGCGCTGTCCACCGTGACCACGCGGAATGTGGTGTTGACGTCGTTCGTCAGGCCGCGCACCAGGAAGCTGCCCTGCGTGGCGGGAATAGGCGCGAAGTTCACGAGGCGCTCGGTGCCGCCCGCGGGCGTCACGTACACGCGGTACCCGGCGACCTTCGCGTCCGTGCCCGGCGTCCAGTTCAGCTGCGCGGCGCTGTCGCCGGCCTTCACGGTCAGGCCCGCGACCTCGGGCAGCGCCGGGTTCACGGTGCCCGCCGCGCCGGAGCCGCTGGGCGCGGTGACGGCCAGCACGCTGCGGGCGGGCACGCGGCCCACCAGTTTGCCGCCGCTGACGCTCAGGGTCATGGCGCGGCCCGTCACCTCGGTCAGGGTGGTGCCGGAGAAGGTGCCCAGCAGCGGAATCCCGCCGCCACTCAGGCTGCCCAGATCCAGTTCGGTGTCGCCGTTGTTCACGACGAACACCACGGGCTGCCCGGCCACGCCCTGCACGCCGCTGATCACGCGGCGGTAGGCCAGGACGGGCGCGCCGCCGTTCGGGCGCCAGAGTTCCTGCTGCGCGCCGCGCGTCAGCGCGCGGTACCTGGCGCGCGCGGCGGCCAGGGTGCCCAGGCGCTCGTCCAGCGTGCTGCCCGCCAGGCGGGTGAAGTCCATGTCCTCGCGGTTGCCCTGCCCCAGCGGGTAGTCGTAGGGATCACCCTTGCCGGCCTGGGCGTACTCGGTGCCCTGCCAGACGCTGGGCGTGCCGCGCGAGAAGTACATGGTGGACAGCGCCATATCCAGGCGCTCGGCGGCCTGCGCGGCGCTGCCGCCCCGCTCGGTGACCTCGCTGACGAAGCGGCGCACGTCGTGGTTGTCCACGAAGGTCGTCAGGCGGGTGGGGTCGCGGTACACGCCGTCCTGCGCGAACACGTCCGCCATGCGGTCGAGGTTGCCGCCCGCGCTGCTCATCTGGTCCTTGAAGGCGTAGTACAGCGCGAAGTCGAAC encodes:
- a CDS encoding sensor histidine kinase, with translation MKTVPQRFAGAAFDALSAIIAILDDRGVILAVNEAWRTFARENGGDDDVGVNYLSVCEAALGADRRDAQQIAVGIRAVLAGQETLFELEYPCHSPTEQRFFVARVTAFEQDGARFALVAHENITRRKLAELEAARLNAQLESRIQERTQALAASQAKLERQNAELEDRNQALAQFAYVASHDLQEPLRTLGAYADILRHRYTGKVLDERADTYLQRITEQAFRARQLVRDILTLSNVATQPPLSPMNLGVVWDEVARALPWPEGARVTRDDLPEVQANAPQVRQLLANLLGNALKFRSPRPLRVHLSAQAQGAWVQFTVTDNGIGIPQKHAEQVFGMFQRLHSRAAAGGNGIGLAVCRRVVERHGGHIWIESRPEGVQVHFTLPALPGDEAAAPE
- a CDS encoding response regulator produces the protein MSRPFTVLLVEDELADAELFQDLLAEVAADIRVEHVENGQAALELLQRPHAPRPDLIVLDLNMPVMNGHDFLVQAKTVPDLRAIPVMVLSTSDHPDDIHRAYDGYASGYVVKPGSYREYTQVLDTVQAYWRGLVRLPRLEDLAR
- a CDS encoding inorganic phosphate transporter, whose product is MDTALLSLIVIVALALIFDFINGFHDTANAIATSVATKVLTPAQAIAMAAVLNVVGALAGTAVAKTISKDIIPQDYATLHLVGATLVSAIVWNLFTWWKGLPSSSSHALVFSMVGAGVAAGGWGIIIPKGVQKTLTGLITSPALGFIVPIILFFLISWLVLRWMKPRVVTRTFRTLQIFSAAFMAFSHGGNDAQKTMGIITFALAAYTGTKIETVPLWVILSAAAAMGAGTAVGGWRIIKTMGFKVVDLKPVDGFIAETGAALIIDGASRLGIPVSTTHTISTAIMGVGTTKGFKKVKWQVAGRIVQAWIYTIPVCIALGWLVHKAILAFI
- a CDS encoding DUF47 domain-containing protein; translated protein: MVLSKFMPSNPKFSEKFAAAARNAHATAQALVDLLENYTDVDAKVQRVRDLEHEGDRLSAEVTTLLAESFIVPFDREDIIALNDELDDLVDDMEDAARKLSLYGVEAPLPAMARLARVVEQQCALLAQGMPMIEQNNKIGELTRIAKEIRALEDQGDTISDEVQRTLYHGVNDVQGMIRAMRGGEIVNLIENASDQAQRVAKTVESILLKNA
- a CDS encoding alpha-amylase family glycosyl hydrolase; its protein translation is MKRFHMVGRAGALAALTLSLSACSLFKAPTPSAPRAWQDEVIYFAMTDRFANGNPANDNGPGRDAGDRADRTNPLAWHGGDFAGLKAKIDEGYFKKMGFTAIWVSPVVLQVPAINTGSGPSQGKPFAGYHGYWAEDFKKVDPHFGTLDEYKALIDTAHRNGIKVIQDIVVNHAGYGATLTKTNPDWFHTPEDCKAAENKTTDCDLAGLPDFKQELPAVTAYLNDFVTYWRGATGIDGLRIDTMKHVPDAYWTQFFKAGGAGDANKIWSVGEVFDGNPAYLARFMNELGAPSVFDFALYYAFKDQMSSAGGNLDRMADVFAQDGVYRDPTRLTTFVDNHDVRRFVSEVTERGGSAAQAAERLDMALSTMYFSRGTPSVWQGTEYAQAGKGDPYDYPLGQGNREDMDFTRLAGSTLDERLGTLAAARARYRALTRGAQQELWRPNGGAPVLAYRRVISGVQGVAGQPVVFVVNNGDTELDLGSLSGGGIPLLGTFSGTTLTEVTGRAMTLSVSGGKLVGRVPARSVLAVTAPSGSGAAGTVNPALPEVAGLTVKAGDSAAQLNWTPGTDAKVAGYRVYVTPAGGTERLVNFAPIPATQGSFLVRGLTNDVNTTFRVVTVDSAGAESKGVTATGTPSSKNTAKVTFTVDARTQGNGPIELRRFDTGSQIEYPMTQDTPGVWKTSIDLPLFREVKFKFGNDSASAKNGGYEAPGQGDRAYVVGTNGNAYSGTYDFTEQPVPAATITGRVTGGGQNLGGALVEATSANPDLNYAITFPDGTYTLRVPAGAQTLKASAGGYVDGTLNVTAPAQDANITLARDLRTKYTIDGDLSDWTAPAVSVQSPAEGTFGANNNWLSLRADSDAQYLYLAYTYRVDGNSAILYLDTAPGGAKQADQFEAWKRAATFGGQVDGVNAFIARYGTEKAQLRLVQSDTATPEVNAADYLQASSGAAPDQTVELAIPWTALGLSGKPAAGLGLMGGIFGGDGYGAGDIIPDAKSTPAGANTITDCFASCRATFTEPLKLP